From Phragmites australis chromosome 5, lpPhrAust1.1, whole genome shotgun sequence, a single genomic window includes:
- the LOC133918848 gene encoding AUGMIN subunit 6-like isoform X4, translating to MATDREKEREAELESAMYTNCLFLGLDPAVLGSPSSPAARVGLFRHSNPRLGEQLLYFLLSSLRGPAQSAKDFDKVWPIFDSAQSREFRKIVQGIISDLEQQGALPRSNSRVSSLATCCGPRFVELLWQLSVHALREVHRRMFAADVASNPLPVALTDVSYLHAAALLPVTKARIALERRKFLKNANIAVQRQNIWSNLAHEMTAEFRSLCAEEAYLQQELEKLQDMRNKAKLEGELWDERLSSLSGQNSHLVSKATRLWESILARKGQHEVLASGPIEDLIAHREHRYRISGSQLLTAMDLSSSVPHSELLSARAGETSPFLEKQEQISLFQGKEEVLSRLDDRNGCAHQTIDVAEILRRWTHALQRIHKQSLHLAKANDGEGPELLRSASDGETSTHADSLTATLAEHRQHLVSIQGLINQLKEAIPTMQLSIAELSEEVNSLSSNPMDQLNSRLPLSVQNAGLGRPEESSSEVSEMTSKLSSTHLDKLGGSPALKLPPLFSLTPSSSGKGTQTQKQNALARHPSQEVTSEERTLALPSTKDQMNGSAHENDGYFAHDIKRSVRDAALSKPLRNTERSQDKTSDDGSEHFFIPLSTGASRNEIDAVTNQRKQRLSLSSPQTKFPKSMSDLYYTTDSPMNMSPILLSELNGHDPSSVICFLDPVSGLAHQSFITDDALDQAFSPLLMDSSLFHDADEDLLAPLSETDAALMEH from the exons atggcgacggATCGGGAGAAGGAGCGTGAGGCGGAGCTGGAGAGCGCCATGTACAccaactgcctcttcctcggtCTCGATCCCGCTGTCCTCggctccccctcctcccccgccgcccGCGTCGGCCTCTTCCGCCACTCCAACCCCCGCCTCGGCGAGCAGCTCCTctacttcctcctctcctccctccgcgGCCCCGCCCAGTCCGCTAAA GACTTCGACAAGGTCTGGCCGATCTTCGACTCCGCCCAGTCCAGGGAGTTCAGGAAG ATCGTGCAAGGGATCATCAGTGACCTGGAGCAACAGGGGGCGCTGCCGCGGAGCAACTCCAGGGTCTCGTCGCTTGCCACGTGCTGCGGGCCAAG ATTTGTTGAGCTTTTGTGGCAACTTTCTGTACATGCCTTGAGGGAAGTCCACAGGAGAATGTTTGCAGCTGATGTGGCATCAAATCCACTTCCTGTAGCACTAACAGATGTTTCTTACCTTCATGCCGCTGCATTGCTCCCTGTGACCAAG GCAAGGATAGCTCTCGAGAGGCGTAAATTTCTGAAAAATGCAAACATAGCTGTTCAAAGGCAAAACATCTGGTCAAATTTAGCCCATGAAATGACAGCCGAGTTCCGAAGTCTATGTGCTGAAGAG GCTTATTTACAGCAAGAGTTAGAGAAGCTACAAGATATGAGAAACAAAGCCAAGCTTGAAGGGGAACTGTGGGATGAACGGCTCTCAAGCTTGTCTGGGCAGAACTCTCATTTGGTTTCTAAGGCAACTCGTTTATGGGAATCGATATTGGCTCGCAAAG GCCAACATGAAGTTTTAGCATCGGGACCAATTGAAGATCTTATAGCACATCGTGAACATAG GTACCGTATATCTGGATCACAGTTGCTAACAGCAATGGATTTGAGTTCAAGTGTTCCGCATTCTGAGTTACTATCAGCTCGAGCTGGTGAAACTTCTCCATTTTTGGAGAAACAGGAGCAGATTTCTCTATTCCAAGGAAAGGAAGAAGTCCTTTCTAGGTTAGATGATAGAAATGGATGTGCTCATCAAACTATTGATGTAGCTGAAATTCTACGCCGTTGGACTCATGCTCTACAGCGTATTCATAAACAGTCCCTTCATTTG GCCAAAGCAAATGATGGAGAGGGGCCAGAATTACTGCGGAGTGCATCTGATGGTGAAACCAGTACTCATGCTGACTCATTAACTGCAACATTGGCTGAACATCGCCAGCATTTAGTCAGTATACAG GGCCTAATTAATCAACTCAAGGAAGCTATTCCAACAATGCAGCTGTCAATAGCAGAACTCTCAGAGGAAGTGAACAGTTTATCTAGTAACCCAATGGATCAATTAAACTCCAGACTGCCGTTGTCTGTACAAAACGCAGGGCTTGGAAGACCAGAA GAAAGCAGCAGTGAAGTTTCAGAGATGACTTCTAAGCTCTCTTCTACACACCTGGACAAGCTTGGGGGCAGTCCTGCTTTAAAGCTACCACCATTATTTAGTCTGACTCCAAGTTCTTCTGGAAAAGGAACACAGACACAAAAACAGAATGCACTAGCACGTCATCCTAGCCAGGAAGTCACGTCAGAAGAGAGAACACTTGCTCTCCCCTCAACTAAAGATCAAATGAATGGTTCAGCGCATG AAAATGATGGCTATTTTGCTCATGACATTAAACGTTCTGTTCGTGATGCTGCTCTGTCAAAGCCATTGAGGAACACAGAGAGGTCACAAGATAAAACtagtgatgatggttcagagcACTTCTTCATTCCTCTGTCAACAGGTGCTTCAAGGAATGAGATAGATGCAGTGACAAATCAACGGAAACAAAGATTAAGTTTATCGTCACCTCAGACGAAGTTTCCTAAGAGCATGAGTGACCTTTACTACACCACCGACAGCCCAATGAACATGAGTCCAATTCTGTTAAGTGAACTGAATGGACATGATCCTAGTAGTGTCATTTGTTTTCTTGACCCAGTCAGTGGTCTGGCACATCAGTCATTTATCACTGATGATGCTCTTGATCAAGCATTCTCCCCTCTGTTGATGGATTCTTCTTTGTTCCATGATGCAGATGAGGACCTGCTTG CTCCACTGTCTGAAACTGATGCAGCTTTAATGGAACATTAG
- the LOC133918848 gene encoding AUGMIN subunit 6-like isoform X1 has translation MATDREKEREAELESAMYTNCLFLGLDPAVLGSPSSPAARVGLFRHSNPRLGEQLLYFLLSSLRGPAQSAKDFDKVWPIFDSAQSREFRKIVQGIISDLEQQGALPRSNSRVSSLATCCGPRFVELLWQLSVHALREVHRRMFAADVASNPLPVALTDVSYLHAAALLPVTKARIALERRKFLKNANIAVQRQNIWSNLAHEMTAEFRSLCAEEAYLQQELEKLQDMRNKAKLEGELWDERLSSLSGQNSHLVSKATRLWESILARKGCIRTGQHEVLASGPIEDLIAHREHRYRISGSQLLTAMDLSSSVPHSELLSARAGETSPFLEKQEQISLFQGKEEVLSRLDDRNGCAHQTIDVAEILRRWTHALQRIHKQSLHLAKANDGEGPELLRSASDGETSTHADSLTATLAEHRQHLVSIQGLINQLKEAIPTMQLSIAELSEEVNSLSSNPMDQLNSRLPLSVQNAGLGRPEQESSSEVSEMTSKLSSTHLDKLGGSPALKLPPLFSLTPSSSGKGTQTQKQNALARHPSQEVTSEERTLALPSTKDQMNGSAHENDGYFAHDIKRSVRDAALSKPLRNTERSQDKTSDDGSEHFFIPLSTGASRNEIDAVTNQRKQRLSLSSPQTKFPKSMSDLYYTTDSPMNMSPILLSELNGHDPSSVICFLDPVSGLAHQSFITDDALDQAFSPLLMDSSLFHDADEDLLAPLSETDAALMEH, from the exons atggcgacggATCGGGAGAAGGAGCGTGAGGCGGAGCTGGAGAGCGCCATGTACAccaactgcctcttcctcggtCTCGATCCCGCTGTCCTCggctccccctcctcccccgccgcccGCGTCGGCCTCTTCCGCCACTCCAACCCCCGCCTCGGCGAGCAGCTCCTctacttcctcctctcctccctccgcgGCCCCGCCCAGTCCGCTAAA GACTTCGACAAGGTCTGGCCGATCTTCGACTCCGCCCAGTCCAGGGAGTTCAGGAAG ATCGTGCAAGGGATCATCAGTGACCTGGAGCAACAGGGGGCGCTGCCGCGGAGCAACTCCAGGGTCTCGTCGCTTGCCACGTGCTGCGGGCCAAG ATTTGTTGAGCTTTTGTGGCAACTTTCTGTACATGCCTTGAGGGAAGTCCACAGGAGAATGTTTGCAGCTGATGTGGCATCAAATCCACTTCCTGTAGCACTAACAGATGTTTCTTACCTTCATGCCGCTGCATTGCTCCCTGTGACCAAG GCAAGGATAGCTCTCGAGAGGCGTAAATTTCTGAAAAATGCAAACATAGCTGTTCAAAGGCAAAACATCTGGTCAAATTTAGCCCATGAAATGACAGCCGAGTTCCGAAGTCTATGTGCTGAAGAG GCTTATTTACAGCAAGAGTTAGAGAAGCTACAAGATATGAGAAACAAAGCCAAGCTTGAAGGGGAACTGTGGGATGAACGGCTCTCAAGCTTGTCTGGGCAGAACTCTCATTTGGTTTCTAAGGCAACTCGTTTATGGGAATCGATATTGGCTCGCAAAG GCTGCATTCGTACAGGCCAACATGAAGTTTTAGCATCGGGACCAATTGAAGATCTTATAGCACATCGTGAACATAG GTACCGTATATCTGGATCACAGTTGCTAACAGCAATGGATTTGAGTTCAAGTGTTCCGCATTCTGAGTTACTATCAGCTCGAGCTGGTGAAACTTCTCCATTTTTGGAGAAACAGGAGCAGATTTCTCTATTCCAAGGAAAGGAAGAAGTCCTTTCTAGGTTAGATGATAGAAATGGATGTGCTCATCAAACTATTGATGTAGCTGAAATTCTACGCCGTTGGACTCATGCTCTACAGCGTATTCATAAACAGTCCCTTCATTTG GCCAAAGCAAATGATGGAGAGGGGCCAGAATTACTGCGGAGTGCATCTGATGGTGAAACCAGTACTCATGCTGACTCATTAACTGCAACATTGGCTGAACATCGCCAGCATTTAGTCAGTATACAG GGCCTAATTAATCAACTCAAGGAAGCTATTCCAACAATGCAGCTGTCAATAGCAGAACTCTCAGAGGAAGTGAACAGTTTATCTAGTAACCCAATGGATCAATTAAACTCCAGACTGCCGTTGTCTGTACAAAACGCAGGGCTTGGAAGACCAGAA CAGGAAAGCAGCAGTGAAGTTTCAGAGATGACTTCTAAGCTCTCTTCTACACACCTGGACAAGCTTGGGGGCAGTCCTGCTTTAAAGCTACCACCATTATTTAGTCTGACTCCAAGTTCTTCTGGAAAAGGAACACAGACACAAAAACAGAATGCACTAGCACGTCATCCTAGCCAGGAAGTCACGTCAGAAGAGAGAACACTTGCTCTCCCCTCAACTAAAGATCAAATGAATGGTTCAGCGCATG AAAATGATGGCTATTTTGCTCATGACATTAAACGTTCTGTTCGTGATGCTGCTCTGTCAAAGCCATTGAGGAACACAGAGAGGTCACAAGATAAAACtagtgatgatggttcagagcACTTCTTCATTCCTCTGTCAACAGGTGCTTCAAGGAATGAGATAGATGCAGTGACAAATCAACGGAAACAAAGATTAAGTTTATCGTCACCTCAGACGAAGTTTCCTAAGAGCATGAGTGACCTTTACTACACCACCGACAGCCCAATGAACATGAGTCCAATTCTGTTAAGTGAACTGAATGGACATGATCCTAGTAGTGTCATTTGTTTTCTTGACCCAGTCAGTGGTCTGGCACATCAGTCATTTATCACTGATGATGCTCTTGATCAAGCATTCTCCCCTCTGTTGATGGATTCTTCTTTGTTCCATGATGCAGATGAGGACCTGCTTG CTCCACTGTCTGAAACTGATGCAGCTTTAATGGAACATTAG
- the LOC133918848 gene encoding AUGMIN subunit 6-like isoform X2 — MATDREKEREAELESAMYTNCLFLGLDPAVLGSPSSPAARVGLFRHSNPRLGEQLLYFLLSSLRGPAQSAKDFDKVWPIFDSAQSREFRKIVQGIISDLEQQGALPRSNSRVSSLATCCGPRFVELLWQLSVHALREVHRRMFAADVASNPLPVALTDVSYLHAAALLPVTKARIALERRKFLKNANIAVQRQNIWSNLAHEMTAEFRSLCAEEAYLQQELEKLQDMRNKAKLEGELWDERLSSLSGQNSHLVSKATRLWESILARKGCIRTGQHEVLASGPIEDLIAHREHRYRISGSQLLTAMDLSSSVPHSELLSARAGETSPFLEKQEQISLFQGKEEVLSRLDDRNGCAHQTIDVAEILRRWTHALQRIHKQSLHLAKANDGEGPELLRSASDGETSTHADSLTATLAEHRQHLVSIQGLINQLKEAIPTMQLSIAELSEEVNSLSSNPMDQLNSRLPLSVQNAGLGRPEESSSEVSEMTSKLSSTHLDKLGGSPALKLPPLFSLTPSSSGKGTQTQKQNALARHPSQEVTSEERTLALPSTKDQMNGSAHENDGYFAHDIKRSVRDAALSKPLRNTERSQDKTSDDGSEHFFIPLSTGASRNEIDAVTNQRKQRLSLSSPQTKFPKSMSDLYYTTDSPMNMSPILLSELNGHDPSSVICFLDPVSGLAHQSFITDDALDQAFSPLLMDSSLFHDADEDLLAPLSETDAALMEH, encoded by the exons atggcgacggATCGGGAGAAGGAGCGTGAGGCGGAGCTGGAGAGCGCCATGTACAccaactgcctcttcctcggtCTCGATCCCGCTGTCCTCggctccccctcctcccccgccgcccGCGTCGGCCTCTTCCGCCACTCCAACCCCCGCCTCGGCGAGCAGCTCCTctacttcctcctctcctccctccgcgGCCCCGCCCAGTCCGCTAAA GACTTCGACAAGGTCTGGCCGATCTTCGACTCCGCCCAGTCCAGGGAGTTCAGGAAG ATCGTGCAAGGGATCATCAGTGACCTGGAGCAACAGGGGGCGCTGCCGCGGAGCAACTCCAGGGTCTCGTCGCTTGCCACGTGCTGCGGGCCAAG ATTTGTTGAGCTTTTGTGGCAACTTTCTGTACATGCCTTGAGGGAAGTCCACAGGAGAATGTTTGCAGCTGATGTGGCATCAAATCCACTTCCTGTAGCACTAACAGATGTTTCTTACCTTCATGCCGCTGCATTGCTCCCTGTGACCAAG GCAAGGATAGCTCTCGAGAGGCGTAAATTTCTGAAAAATGCAAACATAGCTGTTCAAAGGCAAAACATCTGGTCAAATTTAGCCCATGAAATGACAGCCGAGTTCCGAAGTCTATGTGCTGAAGAG GCTTATTTACAGCAAGAGTTAGAGAAGCTACAAGATATGAGAAACAAAGCCAAGCTTGAAGGGGAACTGTGGGATGAACGGCTCTCAAGCTTGTCTGGGCAGAACTCTCATTTGGTTTCTAAGGCAACTCGTTTATGGGAATCGATATTGGCTCGCAAAG GCTGCATTCGTACAGGCCAACATGAAGTTTTAGCATCGGGACCAATTGAAGATCTTATAGCACATCGTGAACATAG GTACCGTATATCTGGATCACAGTTGCTAACAGCAATGGATTTGAGTTCAAGTGTTCCGCATTCTGAGTTACTATCAGCTCGAGCTGGTGAAACTTCTCCATTTTTGGAGAAACAGGAGCAGATTTCTCTATTCCAAGGAAAGGAAGAAGTCCTTTCTAGGTTAGATGATAGAAATGGATGTGCTCATCAAACTATTGATGTAGCTGAAATTCTACGCCGTTGGACTCATGCTCTACAGCGTATTCATAAACAGTCCCTTCATTTG GCCAAAGCAAATGATGGAGAGGGGCCAGAATTACTGCGGAGTGCATCTGATGGTGAAACCAGTACTCATGCTGACTCATTAACTGCAACATTGGCTGAACATCGCCAGCATTTAGTCAGTATACAG GGCCTAATTAATCAACTCAAGGAAGCTATTCCAACAATGCAGCTGTCAATAGCAGAACTCTCAGAGGAAGTGAACAGTTTATCTAGTAACCCAATGGATCAATTAAACTCCAGACTGCCGTTGTCTGTACAAAACGCAGGGCTTGGAAGACCAGAA GAAAGCAGCAGTGAAGTTTCAGAGATGACTTCTAAGCTCTCTTCTACACACCTGGACAAGCTTGGGGGCAGTCCTGCTTTAAAGCTACCACCATTATTTAGTCTGACTCCAAGTTCTTCTGGAAAAGGAACACAGACACAAAAACAGAATGCACTAGCACGTCATCCTAGCCAGGAAGTCACGTCAGAAGAGAGAACACTTGCTCTCCCCTCAACTAAAGATCAAATGAATGGTTCAGCGCATG AAAATGATGGCTATTTTGCTCATGACATTAAACGTTCTGTTCGTGATGCTGCTCTGTCAAAGCCATTGAGGAACACAGAGAGGTCACAAGATAAAACtagtgatgatggttcagagcACTTCTTCATTCCTCTGTCAACAGGTGCTTCAAGGAATGAGATAGATGCAGTGACAAATCAACGGAAACAAAGATTAAGTTTATCGTCACCTCAGACGAAGTTTCCTAAGAGCATGAGTGACCTTTACTACACCACCGACAGCCCAATGAACATGAGTCCAATTCTGTTAAGTGAACTGAATGGACATGATCCTAGTAGTGTCATTTGTTTTCTTGACCCAGTCAGTGGTCTGGCACATCAGTCATTTATCACTGATGATGCTCTTGATCAAGCATTCTCCCCTCTGTTGATGGATTCTTCTTTGTTCCATGATGCAGATGAGGACCTGCTTG CTCCACTGTCTGAAACTGATGCAGCTTTAATGGAACATTAG
- the LOC133918848 gene encoding AUGMIN subunit 6-like isoform X3, translating into MATDREKEREAELESAMYTNCLFLGLDPAVLGSPSSPAARVGLFRHSNPRLGEQLLYFLLSSLRGPAQSAKDFDKVWPIFDSAQSREFRKIVQGIISDLEQQGALPRSNSRVSSLATCCGPRFVELLWQLSVHALREVHRRMFAADVASNPLPVALTDVSYLHAAALLPVTKARIALERRKFLKNANIAVQRQNIWSNLAHEMTAEFRSLCAEEAYLQQELEKLQDMRNKAKLEGELWDERLSSLSGQNSHLVSKATRLWESILARKGQHEVLASGPIEDLIAHREHRYRISGSQLLTAMDLSSSVPHSELLSARAGETSPFLEKQEQISLFQGKEEVLSRLDDRNGCAHQTIDVAEILRRWTHALQRIHKQSLHLAKANDGEGPELLRSASDGETSTHADSLTATLAEHRQHLVSIQGLINQLKEAIPTMQLSIAELSEEVNSLSSNPMDQLNSRLPLSVQNAGLGRPEQESSSEVSEMTSKLSSTHLDKLGGSPALKLPPLFSLTPSSSGKGTQTQKQNALARHPSQEVTSEERTLALPSTKDQMNGSAHENDGYFAHDIKRSVRDAALSKPLRNTERSQDKTSDDGSEHFFIPLSTGASRNEIDAVTNQRKQRLSLSSPQTKFPKSMSDLYYTTDSPMNMSPILLSELNGHDPSSVICFLDPVSGLAHQSFITDDALDQAFSPLLMDSSLFHDADEDLLAPLSETDAALMEH; encoded by the exons atggcgacggATCGGGAGAAGGAGCGTGAGGCGGAGCTGGAGAGCGCCATGTACAccaactgcctcttcctcggtCTCGATCCCGCTGTCCTCggctccccctcctcccccgccgcccGCGTCGGCCTCTTCCGCCACTCCAACCCCCGCCTCGGCGAGCAGCTCCTctacttcctcctctcctccctccgcgGCCCCGCCCAGTCCGCTAAA GACTTCGACAAGGTCTGGCCGATCTTCGACTCCGCCCAGTCCAGGGAGTTCAGGAAG ATCGTGCAAGGGATCATCAGTGACCTGGAGCAACAGGGGGCGCTGCCGCGGAGCAACTCCAGGGTCTCGTCGCTTGCCACGTGCTGCGGGCCAAG ATTTGTTGAGCTTTTGTGGCAACTTTCTGTACATGCCTTGAGGGAAGTCCACAGGAGAATGTTTGCAGCTGATGTGGCATCAAATCCACTTCCTGTAGCACTAACAGATGTTTCTTACCTTCATGCCGCTGCATTGCTCCCTGTGACCAAG GCAAGGATAGCTCTCGAGAGGCGTAAATTTCTGAAAAATGCAAACATAGCTGTTCAAAGGCAAAACATCTGGTCAAATTTAGCCCATGAAATGACAGCCGAGTTCCGAAGTCTATGTGCTGAAGAG GCTTATTTACAGCAAGAGTTAGAGAAGCTACAAGATATGAGAAACAAAGCCAAGCTTGAAGGGGAACTGTGGGATGAACGGCTCTCAAGCTTGTCTGGGCAGAACTCTCATTTGGTTTCTAAGGCAACTCGTTTATGGGAATCGATATTGGCTCGCAAAG GCCAACATGAAGTTTTAGCATCGGGACCAATTGAAGATCTTATAGCACATCGTGAACATAG GTACCGTATATCTGGATCACAGTTGCTAACAGCAATGGATTTGAGTTCAAGTGTTCCGCATTCTGAGTTACTATCAGCTCGAGCTGGTGAAACTTCTCCATTTTTGGAGAAACAGGAGCAGATTTCTCTATTCCAAGGAAAGGAAGAAGTCCTTTCTAGGTTAGATGATAGAAATGGATGTGCTCATCAAACTATTGATGTAGCTGAAATTCTACGCCGTTGGACTCATGCTCTACAGCGTATTCATAAACAGTCCCTTCATTTG GCCAAAGCAAATGATGGAGAGGGGCCAGAATTACTGCGGAGTGCATCTGATGGTGAAACCAGTACTCATGCTGACTCATTAACTGCAACATTGGCTGAACATCGCCAGCATTTAGTCAGTATACAG GGCCTAATTAATCAACTCAAGGAAGCTATTCCAACAATGCAGCTGTCAATAGCAGAACTCTCAGAGGAAGTGAACAGTTTATCTAGTAACCCAATGGATCAATTAAACTCCAGACTGCCGTTGTCTGTACAAAACGCAGGGCTTGGAAGACCAGAA CAGGAAAGCAGCAGTGAAGTTTCAGAGATGACTTCTAAGCTCTCTTCTACACACCTGGACAAGCTTGGGGGCAGTCCTGCTTTAAAGCTACCACCATTATTTAGTCTGACTCCAAGTTCTTCTGGAAAAGGAACACAGACACAAAAACAGAATGCACTAGCACGTCATCCTAGCCAGGAAGTCACGTCAGAAGAGAGAACACTTGCTCTCCCCTCAACTAAAGATCAAATGAATGGTTCAGCGCATG AAAATGATGGCTATTTTGCTCATGACATTAAACGTTCTGTTCGTGATGCTGCTCTGTCAAAGCCATTGAGGAACACAGAGAGGTCACAAGATAAAACtagtgatgatggttcagagcACTTCTTCATTCCTCTGTCAACAGGTGCTTCAAGGAATGAGATAGATGCAGTGACAAATCAACGGAAACAAAGATTAAGTTTATCGTCACCTCAGACGAAGTTTCCTAAGAGCATGAGTGACCTTTACTACACCACCGACAGCCCAATGAACATGAGTCCAATTCTGTTAAGTGAACTGAATGGACATGATCCTAGTAGTGTCATTTGTTTTCTTGACCCAGTCAGTGGTCTGGCACATCAGTCATTTATCACTGATGATGCTCTTGATCAAGCATTCTCCCCTCTGTTGATGGATTCTTCTTTGTTCCATGATGCAGATGAGGACCTGCTTG CTCCACTGTCTGAAACTGATGCAGCTTTAATGGAACATTAG